One Methanofollis sp. genomic window carries:
- a CDS encoding potassium channel family protein, translating to MVAGGIHQKLSRRKYLILTFSLVLLLVLYPYIGTITQANAFLKALTSAVLVAAVYAVSERRGTFIIAIVLGTFAFIAGWSGFLIPGEEIRTVESIINPIFFAFATVAVLRSIIRGRVTDDVIYGAIAVYLLLGLTWGSAYTYLESVHPGSFLVAHATETGGQPGFSDLLYYSFITLTTAGYGDIVPLTSQARSLAFLEAVSGVLFMAVFISRLIGALSSSKDTASEEREEKDMDQKTDR from the coding sequence ATGGTAGCCGGGGGCATCCACCAGAAACTCAGCAGAAGAAAATATCTCATCCTCACCTTCTCACTCGTCCTCCTCCTCGTCCTCTACCCCTATATCGGGACCATCACCCAGGCAAACGCCTTTCTCAAGGCCCTCACCTCCGCGGTCCTCGTCGCTGCTGTCTATGCGGTGAGCGAAAGGCGGGGGACATTTATCATTGCCATCGTCCTCGGCACCTTCGCCTTCATTGCAGGGTGGTCGGGCTTCCTCATCCCAGGAGAGGAGATCAGAACCGTGGAAAGCATCATCAACCCCATATTTTTTGCCTTTGCAACCGTGGCCGTCCTGCGATCGATCATCAGGGGCAGGGTGACCGACGACGTCATCTACGGGGCGATCGCCGTCTACCTCCTCCTCGGACTGACATGGGGATCGGCCTACACCTACCTGGAGTCCGTACACCCGGGATCCTTTCTGGTCGCACACGCCACAGAGACAGGAGGGCAGCCCGGCTTCTCCGACCTCCTGTATTACAGTTTTATCACCCTCACCACCGCGGGCTACGGCGACATCGTGCCTCTCACCTCTCAGGCACGTTCCCTTGCCTTTCTGGAAGCCGTATCAGGCGTCCTCTTCATGGCCGTCTTCATCTCACGGTTGATCGGGGCGCTCTCCTCCTCGAAAGATACCGCCAGTGAAGAAAGGGAAGAGAAGGATATGGATCAGAAAACAGACCGATAA
- a CDS encoding SIMPL domain-containing protein (The SIMPL domain is named for its presence in mouse protein SIMPL (signalling molecule that associates with mouse pelle-like kinase). Bacterial member BP26, from Brucella, was shown to assemble into a channel-like structure, while YggE from E. coli has been associated with resistance to oxidative stress.), with amino-acid sequence MRTRTIFLCAALMVLLAAGVWSASAATDNAPEERLIHASGTGEVTTTPDRAVISVAVENEHTDPKEAQAVNAREMAKVTNALKAAGIAPEDMKTTGYSIWPEYPENDKPFSSQKVTYHVTNTLEITLKDVTRAGEIADLAVSNGANRVNNVYFTLSPEKEQQFRGEALTNAVQKAKADADVVAAASGVNITGIQDISIGGIYVPFYENTQFRAMDAKAPGAPVPTPVEAGTIKVTASVTIAYIIR; translated from the coding sequence ATGCGGACACGAACCATTTTCCTCTGTGCCGCCCTCATGGTGCTGCTGGCCGCCGGCGTCTGGAGCGCCAGTGCCGCGACAGACAACGCACCTGAGGAGCGACTGATCCATGCCTCGGGAACCGGCGAGGTCACCACAACGCCCGACCGCGCCGTCATCTCCGTCGCCGTCGAGAACGAGCACACTGATCCGAAGGAGGCACAGGCCGTCAATGCCCGCGAGATGGCGAAAGTTACCAATGCCCTCAAGGCCGCGGGCATCGCTCCCGAGGACATGAAGACGACCGGCTACTCCATCTGGCCCGAGTACCCGGAGAACGACAAGCCCTTCAGTTCCCAGAAAGTGACCTACCATGTAACGAACACCCTTGAGATCACCCTGAAGGACGTGACCCGGGCGGGCGAGATCGCCGATCTTGCCGTATCGAACGGGGCCAACCGCGTCAACAACGTCTACTTCACCCTCAGCCCGGAGAAGGAACAGCAGTTCAGAGGCGAGGCCCTGACCAATGCCGTCCAGAAGGCGAAGGCCGATGCCGACGTCGTCGCGGCGGCCTCGGGCGTGAACATCACCGGCATCCAGGACATCTCCATCGGCGGGATCTATGTTCCCTTCTACGAGAACACACAGTTCAGGGCAATGGACGCAAAGGCGCCCGGCGCCCCGGTACCGACCCCTGTCGAGGCGGGCACCATCAA